A window of the Danio aesculapii chromosome 10, fDanAes4.1, whole genome shotgun sequence genome harbors these coding sequences:
- the wscd1b gene encoding sialate:O-sulfotransferase 1, with the protein MAKLSYRLQHFLRRAHLLLFFLGVAYIMAGSILLLQRSSVVTFQRETETVALPSLPAPPRALEGPAVRWLYRRNIIQEMENLEQPDNRNDQKHLITPNLEIRHLRRHWFQSSAEQKSSSEHHLSQKEARHKGTYIGCFINNETEHALGGTVLYDFRKMTSALCQDTCSESGFRYAGLEFGSECHCGNRVCARRARGEDCNLDCRGEKGSPCGGVGRMSVYRVEDRLPGQRRYRTVHYHGCYKRPKNSTADLLIQTSGPTHTPQMCIESCTDQDLPLALLRGQDCFCSRASFLLTIQISKNDQMCKKANQTNQTFPHDLDFYWVYSTPVQDATCKERSFLAQKSSALVALSSFPGAGNTWLRHLIELVTGFYTGSYYFDGSLYNKGFKGEKDYWQSGRVVCVKTHESGQREIQMFDSAILLMRNPYRSLMAEFNRKCAGHLGYASHAHWRSKEWSEFVDSYSSWWVSHALAWLRFAHRLLVVHFEDLQKDLVPQLKTVTAFLNISIPEERLLCTESDRDGHFKRSGSRNLNFDPFSPEMRARIDQYIQMVDKALRDRNHSGLPHQYIPR; encoded by the exons ATGGCCAAGCTGTCCTACAGACTGCAGCACTTTTTAAGGCGAGCTCACCTGCTCTTGTTTTTTCTCGGTGTGGCTTATATCATGGCAGGGAGCATTTTACTGCTTCAGCGCTCCAGTGTGGTAACCTTTCAGAGAGAAACAGAAACGGTGGCACTCCCTTCCCTACCAGCGCCACCTAGAGCCCTGGAGGGACCTGCTGTCAGGTGGCTGTACAGGAGGAACATCATCCAGGAGATGGAAAATCTTGAGCAACCAGACAACAGAAATGACCAGAAGCACCTCATAACTCCTAACCTGGAGATCAGGCATCTCAGACGCCACTGGTTTCAGAGCAGTGCTGAACAGAAAAGCTCTTCTGAACATCATTTATCACAAAAGGAAGCTAGACATAAAG GGACCTACATTGGATGTTTCATAAATAATGAGACGGAGCATGCACTCGGTGGGACCGTTCTGTATGATTTCCGTAAAATGACCAGCGCCTTGTGTCAGGACACCTGCTCAGAGAG TGGTTTCCGGTATGCAGGACTGGAGTTTGGATCGGAGTGTCACTGTGGGAATCGTGTGTGCGCTCGTCGGGCTCGAGGAGAGGACTGTAATCTGGACTGTCGGGGAGAGAAGGGATCCCCCTGTGGAGGAGTGGGACGCATGTCTGTTTACAGAGTTGAGGATCGTCTTCCAGGACAAAGGAGAT ACAGAACTGTGCACTACCACGGCTGTTATAAGAGGCCAAAGAACTCAACCGCTGACCTCCTGATCCAGACCTCTGGGCCGACACACACTCCTCAGATGTGTATCGAGAGCTGTACAGATCAG GATCTGCCATTGGCCCTTTTGAGAGGGCAGGACTGTTTCTGCAGCCGTGCCTCATTTCTCTTGACAATCCAGATAAGTAAAAATGACCAAATGTGCAAGAAGGCCAACCAAACAAACCAGACTTTCCCTCACGACCTGGACTTCTACTGGGTGTACAGCACTCCAGTGCAAG ATGCAACGTGCAAAGAAAGGTCATTTCTGGCCCAGAAGTCCAGCGCTCTTGTGGCCCTGTCCAGTTTTCCAGGAGCAGGAAACACTTGGCTGCGTCACCTGATTGAACTCGTCACTGGATTCTACACCGGCAGCTATTACTTTGACGGATCTCTGTACAATAAAG GTTTTAAAGGAGAGAAGGATTACTGGCAGAGCGGGAGAGTGGTATGCGTCAAGACTCATGAAAGTGGCCAGCGAGAGATCCAGATGTTTGACTCTGCCATCCTGCTGATGAGAAACCCCTACCGCTCTCTGATGGCAGAGTTCAACCGCAAGTGTGCAGGACACCTGGGCTACGCATCCCACGCTCACTGGAGGAGCAAAG AGTGGAGTGAGTTTGTGGACAGCTACTCGTCCTGGTGGGTGTCTCATGCTCTGGCCTGGCTGCGCTTTGCCCACCGCTTGCTGGTGGTGCATTTTGAAGACCTCCAGAAAGATCTCGTCCCCCAGTTAAAAACAGTCACCGCTTTCCTGAACATCAGCATCCCCGAGGAGAGGCTTCTGTGCACAGAGAGTGACCGAGATGGACATTTCAAACGCTCGGGATCTCGAAACCTCAACTTTGACCCCTTTAGCCCAGAGATGAGAGCTCGGATTGACCAGTACATCCAGATGGTGGATAAAGCCCTGCGGGACAGAAACCACAGTGGCCTGCCACACCAATACATCCCCAGGTGA